TTTGTTGGTATATTTCGGCCAAAAGACTCAACATAAATGTCGAGAATAATTTGGGTTTGTCCTGAATATCAGTAAGGCGAATGATATTAATATATCCTTTTCCGTTTTCATCAATGCGCATTAAATCATCAATCTCAAAAGACTTTTCGCCAAAAAATAAGTCGGCACCTTGTTGTTCTAGTTCGATTATTTTTCTTAAAATTGTTCCCGTCGTTGCAGTAGAGATTTTTCCGTAACTAGCGGTGATTTCGTCTTTTCCTTCTTCGGTAATATAATTGATGACTTTTTTAATGTCTTTTATATCTAATAAAGGAATTGTGTTGTCATCGCAGTATTTAAAAATTACTGAAATCACTCCGGCTTGAGTATCATTTAAATCTAAAATCCGAGAGAAAAGAACTGGTCCAAATTCGGATATAGTCGCTCGTAGACGTACGCCGTTTTGCTCTGATAAAGTCAGTAACTCAACTGGAAAACCGGAAACGTGATATGGAATGTTTATTTTTGCGTGGCGTTCCGTGATAAAAGATTTTTCTTCTCCTTCTTTTGCAATTCCACTAAAATCACCTTTAATATCCATCATCAAAACAGGAATTCCAAACGAAGATAATTGTTCAGAAAGCACCTGAATAGTTTTTGTTTTTCCGGTTCCTGTGGCTCCGGCAATTAACCCATGGCGGTTTAATGTTTTTAAAGGTATTTTTACAGGAACATCTGCAATTGCCTCGCCATCAAGAATTGCTCCGCCAAGAATAATGCTTTCTCCCTTAGAAAGGTACCCATTTGTAATGTCTTCAATAAATGTTGTTTTTGTGCTCATAGTAATTTGAATTTAAAGACGCTGCAAGATATTATTCTTATCTTGAAAGTGATGGTTTATTATAATAACCGTAAAATTGAACCTTATTTATTGTTAATAGTTAAAATATTTATCTCTTTAGTTTTACCCCTTTTTATTGAGGGATTATTCTAATAATCATCCAAATCGTGTTTTATTGGTATTAAAAAATTAATTTACTTGAGTTTTTTCAAATAAATCCCGTCAAATAAATCCCGACTCATTTTTCTTTGAATAAAATTAACTATAATTAAATTAAAAAAAGTTTTTTTATTTGAACTAAAAATATAAATTTGCTCTACTACAAGTTTATTTAAACATAAAATAAAATTATTTAAAACTATTAAAATTAAAAAAAAATGGCAAACGTTAAAAAAGAAAGCAGTTCAAACGGAGGAGGAATGATTTCAGGAATCATCATTGTAGCATGTATTACAGTTGGATGGATAATATGGAATTTCATCATGGGTGCAGGGTCAAATTTTGAAGGCGGAGTAAATACAGGTCATCCACTACCAGGAAACTATTTGGCAATGGTATACAAAGGAGGTCCAATTGTACCGATATTATTAGGATGTTTATTGATGGTAATTGTTTTTTCTTTCGAAAGATATTTTGTTATCTCTAAAGCTTCAGGAAAAGGAAGTTTAGATGTTTTTATGAAAAAAGTACAAGTAAGCATCAATGGTGGTAACATCGACGAAGCTATCGCTGCTTGTGACAAACAACAAGGTTCAGTTGCAAATGCAATTAAATCTGCTTTGGTAAAATACCAAGATGTGAAAAAAGAAGGTTTTGATAGCGAAGTAGCTTCAGAAATGATTCACAAAGAAATCGAAGAGGCAACTTCATTAGAAATGCCAATGTTAGAAAAACACATGACTATTCTTTCTACATTAGTTTCTTTAGGAACTCTTGCAGGATTATTAGGAACAGTAACAGGGATGATTAAAGCGTTTGGTGCATTAGCATCTTCAGGTACTCCAGATCAGGCTATGCTTGCAAACGGTATCTCAGAAGCACTTATCAACACTGCAACAGGAATTTCTACTTCTGCTTTAGCAATTGTTATGTACAACCTGTTTACTTCAAAAATTGATACTTTAACTTACTCTATCGACGAAGCAGGTACAGCAATTGTAAATACTTACAGAAAATACAGAGGAAGTTTAAAATAATTAATAATAGTTTATTAAATGATATCGCTTTTTAGAGAAGTGTACTCATTGATAAATATTAAAAAAAAACAATAAATGGCTAAAATAAAAATGTCCAAAAAGGCAGCGTCTATTGATATGACTGCCATGTGTGATGTAGCTTTTCTATTGCTTACTTTCTTTATTTTAACTGCAACAGCTAAAGTACCTGAAGCATTGCCGGTAGATACACCGCAATCTACAAATAGTGCAAAATTACCAACATCAGATTTGGCGATTATCACTATTGGTAAAGGGAAAGGGGTAGTATTTTATGATCTAAAAGGGAGAGAAGTTCGTAAAAGAGCTCTTGAATTGATGGGGCAAAAATATGGAGTTACTTTTACAGAAGATGAGTCTGCTAAATTTGCTTTAATGGATGATTTCGGTGTTCCTTTAGAGAACCTGAAAAGTATCATTGCAATGAAAGCTGCTGACAGAAGTAAAGCAGATCAGCCGGGTATACCAAAAGATTCTTTAAATAATCAATTGGCAGAATGGATTCAGAATTCTCGTATAGCAAATATTGAGCTTAACGATAAAGAGTTACAATTTGCTATCAAAGGGGATGCTAAAGAGCAGTATCCTGCGATTAAGAAAGTGATGGATGTCTTGCAGAATCAAAAAATCAATAATTTTAATTTAGTTACGGGTTTACGATCTAAGAATTTTTAATTAAAAAATATACACTAAAATGGCTGAATTAAATACCGGCGACGGTGGTGGTGGCAAAGGTGGAAAAGTAAGAAGTAAAAAGCAAAATTCAAAAGTAGATTTAACTGCTATGGTGGATTTGGCATTCTTATTGATTACATTCTTTATGCTTACGACAACGTTGTCTAAACCTCAATCCATGGATTTGGCTTTGCCAGATAAAGAAACTGATAAAGATCCTACTAAAAAAGATGTTAAAGTTGATGAGAATCGTACAATGACAATTTTAATGGGTGAAAACAATAAATTAGTTCGTTACGTAGGGATTTTAGCGACTCCTGTTGCAGGAGGAGCTCCTAAAGATTTTGCTTATGGTAAAGAAGGAATTCGTAAAGAATTAATTGCTAGAAAGAAATTAGTTCTTGCTTATTCTACTGCAAAAGGAAAACCAAAAAATGGAATCATTGTGATTATCAAACCAGGTAAAAAATCCAACTATCGTAACCTTGTTGATGTGTTAGATGAGATGGCTATTGTAGGAGTTGATACTTATGCAATCGTTAATGAAATTTCTCCAGAAGAACAAAAATTGTTAGAAGGAAAATAAGAGCAATCTTATGACTCAATAACCTAATAATTATTAAAAATGAAATTAGATATATATAAAAAGCAGTGGCTTGATATCGTATTTGAAGGTCGTAACAAACTTTACGGAGCTTATGAGTTACGAAAATCAAATCCAAAAACGATGTGGAGATCACTTGTGATAGGATCTTTAATTTTTGCTCTTACTGTAAGTGCACCAATGATTGCTAATTTACTTCCGGATGCATCAGCTGATGATGAAGCTTTGAACGTAAAATTAACTGCAATCAAATTGCCACCTAAGAAAGAAAAACCAAAAGAAAATCTTCCACCACCTCCACCACCTCCACCAAAAGTAGATCAAGTGAAATTTGTGAAGCCAGTAGTGGCAAAAGCAGAGGAAGTTACAGAAGAACCGCCTAAAATCACCGAGATTAAAGACAAGAAAATTGGTAGTGAAACAATAAAAGGTGATCCAGATGCTGAATTAACTGTTGAACCTGTTGGTACAGGTACAGCAGCGGTTGTAGAAGAAGTTGATAACACGATTTATAATACTGCTGGTATTGAAGTGAAACCTGAATTTCCAGGTGGAATGGAAAAATTCTATTCTTATGTAGGTAAGAATTATCAAGCTCCCGAAGAAGAAGGTTTAAAAGGTAAAGTTTACGTGACTTTCGTTGTTGAAAAAGACGGATCTTTGACAGATATTAAAGTAATCAGAGATATAGGTTACGGAACAGGAAAAGAGGCTATACGCGTTTTAAACAAATGTCCTAGATGGAATCCAGGAGAGCAAAATGGTAAAAAAGTTAGGGTACTTTACTCTCTGCCTATTACTATTCAATCTGCAGAATAATGATTAAAAACTTAATTGATAGTTTTCAGAAGAAATCGCTTAAAGGGCGATTTCTTCTCGTTATAGGAATTTTGTTTTTTCTCATTTATTTAGTTTTAGGTTTATTTATTATCTTTATGAAGAATTTCCCAATTCAAATGCAATATGGGTATAGAATAGCTTTTGGTGTTGTTCTTATTGTGTATGCATTTTTTAGGTTTGTGCGAATTATTAACGATAATAATGATTAGACTATGAAAAATTATGCAAAATTCTCGTATTTTATTGCCGTATTAGTGGTTGTTATGTTTTTTGCTTGCAACCAGTCAAGTAATTCAAAAGACAATAAAGAAACTATACTTAAAGGAACTACAACTGTTTTAGTTGATGAAACATTAAAGCCAATAATCGAAGATCAAATTGAAGTGTTTGAGAGTAGGTATGTTGGGACCACAATTAACTTGGATGCTAAATCTGAGAATGAAGTTATTCGGGCACTTGTTAAGGATACAGCGAGTATAGCTATTTTATCAAGAACATTGACCAGTGACGAAATGAACGTTTTTGCAAATAAAAAAATTACCCCAAAAGTAACCAAATTTGCTACAGATGCCGTCGCTTTCATATCCAGTAAAAATACTAATGATACTTTAGTTGCGTTAAATGATATAGTTGCTTTCATGCAAGGCAAACCTGTAACGGCTATCAAAGGGTTGGTTTTTGATAATCCAAATTCAAGCACAGTTAGGTATATGAATGCATTAGCTGGAATTAAATCAATTCCTAAAACAGGCGTTTTTTCATTTAAAACTAATGATGAAGTTATTAAGTTTGTTTCCCAAAATGAAGGTATGATTGGAATAGTTGGCGTTAATTGGTTGTCACAACCTACACCAGCGATGAAAGAGGTTGTTGATAAAGTGAATATATTGAGTGTAAAAGGGAAGTTAGATTCAAACTATTATTCTCCTACTCAAAATAATATTGCAGAAGGAAAATATGCTTTGGCACGCGATTTGTATATTATCAATTGTCAGGGGTATTCTGGTTTAGGAATGGGGTTCGCTTCTTTCGTAGCAGGAGACATCGGTCAGAGAATTGTTTTGAAATCAGGATTGTTGCCTGTTAGAATTCCTCCAAGAAAGCTTAATATCAGAAAAGAAATCAACAATGATAAAAAATAAATTAATTATATTAAAGATGAATAAATTTAAAATTTTTGGAATAGCTCTTATGGCTGCGGTATCCGTTGGTCATGCTCAAGATATAAACCAAGCAAAAAAGGCAATTGATGCCGAACAATTTGAAAAGGCAAAATCGATATTAAAATCTATTATTCAAGCAAAACCATCTAATGGAACAGCTTCGTTTATTTTAGGGAATGTATACCTTACACAAAGTGTTGAGGATTCAGCCAAGATTTATTTTAATAATGGATTGAGCGCTACTGAAGGAGCTAAACTAAATTATATTGGTTTAGGTCAAATGGATTTGGACAAAAATGATGTTACAGCTGCTCAAGCTAAATTTCTTTTGGCAACAAAAGATATGAGAAAAAAAGATTTTGAAGAGTATGTATATGTGGCAAGAGCATACATGAATGCTGCAAAACCGGATTATAAAAGCGCAATTGCTATTTTGAACCGTGCTGTTGTTAATAATTCTCAAGATGCTCAAGTTCAGTTAGCATTAGGAGATGCTTATTATGGTGATAGTAAGCAAAATGAGGCTTATGTTGCTTATAGAAATGCTTTTCAAGCAGATAATACTTTGCTAAGAGCCAAAATGCAATTAGGTGTTTTGTTGAAAGGAGCAAAATCTTATGATGAAGCTTTGAAAGCCTATAATGAAGTAATTGCAATAAATCCAAACTACGGTCCAGTTTATAGAGAACTTGCAGAAACGTATTATAAAATTGCTAGAAATAAACCATCAAAAGCTCCTGAGAATTTAAAAACTGCTATTGGTTATTACGAAAAATACATGACTCTTACCGATTATTCTATTCACTCTAGAATGCGTCGTGCAGATTTTCTTATCCTTGTAAAGGATTATGCCGCTCTTGAAGTTGAAGCAAATAAGATGATTGAGTTAGATAAAGTTAACCCTAGAATCTTTCGTTATTTAGGATATGCTGCTTATGAAAACGGAAATGTTGATGTAGCTATTAAATCATTGGAAAGTTTTACATCTACGCCTACAAATAAAATAATTGCTAAAGATTTTTTATATTTAGGATTATCTAAAATTAAAAAAGGAACTAGTGCTGACGGTTTGACAATAGATCCAGCTGCTTTTGAAACAGGATTTGCTGATATCAAAAAAGCTATAGAAATGGAACCTTTGGCAGTTGAGGATTTAAACGAAATTGGTAAAAAATTATTTAGTCAGAAACTTTATAAAGAAGCTTCTCTTGTATTTGAACTTGGAGCTAATAATCAAGAATCTAAAAATTATTTAGATGATAATGTTTATTACGGTTTAGCGCTTTATTATGCTAATAACAAGAAAGATGCAGTTTTAGATCCTATCGCTTTACAGAAAGCAGATGACGCTTTTGCTAAAGTTTTGGTAGCATCTCCAACGTATCATGAAGCATATCTTTTTAGAGCCAGAGTTAATAGACTGCTTGAAAAAGATGATTTAATGACTGGTTTTTACCAAGAGTATGTTGCTAAAGTTACTGAAAAAGGTGCTGAAGAATTAGCAAAACCTGCTGTGAAAACTAAGTTTATCGAATCTTATAATAATATCGCAGCCAGTTATGCAAATACTGATAAAGCTAAAGCTATTGAGTATTTCAATAAAACTTTATTGTTAGATCCAACAAATGCTTATGCTACTGCTTCTTTGAAAACATTGAAGTAATTCAACTCTAATTTTATAAAAAAAACCGATAGTTTTATTAACTATCGGTTTTTTTGTTTTTACAAGATTCGTGTGATGGTTTGATTGAAAGTAATTATGTTTATTGATAGCCAATAAGCATTTTCTAATTAACTATCTTTGCGCTTTAAATTAAAAAAATGTTATCAAAAGAAATACAATTAGAAGTCAACAAAGGAGCGATGCTTCCATTAATGGAAGAGTTTTATACGATTCAAGGGGAAGGCTTTCATACGGGAACTGCTGCTTATTTTATAAGAATTGGAGGTTGTGATGTAGGTTGTCATTGGTGTGATGTAAAGGAAAGTTGGAATGCTGAATTGCATCCTCCAACGAGTATTGATTTAATTGTTGCTAATGCAAATAAATATGCGGATACAGTTGTGGTTACAGGTGGAGAACCTTTGACTTGGAACATGACATTATTAACACAGCGGTTAAAGGAGCAAAATTTGAAAGTTCACATAGAAACTTCCGGCGCTTATCCGCTTACTGGATCTTGGGATTGGATTTGTCTTTCGCCAAAGAAAAATAAATTACCTACTCAAACCGTTTATGATAATGCTCATGAGTTAAAAGTTATTATCTATAATAAACACGATTTTATTTTTGCCGAGGAACAAGCCGAACAAGTAAATAAAAACGCTATTTTATTTCTTCAGCCAGAATGGAGTAAAAAAGAAGAAATGACACCACTTATCGTTGATTATGTGATGAATAATCCCAAATGGCGAGTGTCGTTGCAAACACATAAATATTTAAATATCCCTTAAAAAATTAAAATCCCAAATAATATTATTTGGGATTTTTTTTTAAATAAGATAATGAATACTAATTTATAGCCAATTTTTTCTTTTTTTTAATTCGGTTATATGTGCTAAATGATGGTTTCCGTGCCAGGCATAAGTTCCTATAATTTCCTTTAGTTGAAATTCTGCATTATGTTCTGGATGAATAAAAGATTTGTTTAAATCAGTTTCGCTTAAACTTTTCATCAAATAAGCCAATCGGAAATGGAGTCCTTCTAGGAAAGATAGAGTTGGTTGAATCGGCATAGTCAGGTTATCATGTAATTCTGCCCAGCGATCTTCATAATAAAATTTTATTATTGGTTTTTCTTCAGTTAATGTCCATTTTATTCTCATGAAACAATTCATGTGACTGTCTGCACAATGTTGGATCACTTGGCGAATGGTCCAGCCTTCATTGCGATATGGTGTGTCAAGCTGTTCTTCTGATAAATGCAGAACTTCTTTTTTTAATCGCTCGGGAAAACTGCTTATTTCTACTATTTTTTCTTCTAGATAGCTCTTCGAATAACAATCTGGCGCTATAAATTTTCCAATAGGATATTGTAATTTTTCTAATACAGCGTTTTCCATTTTCTAAATGATTTAATTTATTTTTTAGATTGAAAGTTTAGCAAGATAATCGTAATGTTCGCCTTCAAGAATCATTTCACAATGCAGTCCATTGGCGAAAGCTGCATTTTGTAATGTATTATAGTCTAGATATAGCCAAGGAAATTCCTCTTCTTTCTGGTTTTTGTACCGCAGAGTAAAAGTCAATTCACCATAATAACCATCTCCGGGAATCCATTTACCTCCATCTTCATCGTCATCAAACATATATAAAATATCGGATGAGTCTATAAGAATTTGACCATTTGGATTTAGTAAATTTTTTAATTTTTGCAAGAATTTTGCAGTTTGTTTGAGTGTGCCAAAAATACCTGTTCCATTCATCAATAATAAAATGGTGTCATATTTTTCATTTTCTAATACCATTATATCTTGCACTTTTGCATTTTTCAAACCACGAAGAGTGCAAGTCTGAATTGCGTTTGGTGAAATATCAATTGATGTAACCTCCAGATTTCGATCGTTTTGTAACGTCAAACTATGGCTTCCGGCACCACATCCTACATCTAGAACCCTGCCTTTAGAAAGTTGCAAGGCTTTTTGTTCGATTAAAGGCATTTCGGCATAGGAGCGAAATAGGTAAGCTACTGACATTTCATCTTCATCAGAAATAGAGGTTTCAGTAATTAAATCTTCGGGAGAATTATTAGTTTGATAATCGAGTATGGCTTTTCCAAAAAGGTCTTTCATTGTTTTTTGTTTAATGTTTAGAGTTTAAAGGTTACTTTTGTGGTTCAACTTTAAACTTTAAACTTGAAACCACCTTTAAACGAATTAGGAAAACTAGCCAAAGATAAGCATATCGAAAACAAAAAGTATTTTGATAAGCTGAAAAAGAAGACGCCAAAGAATATTGATTATGTTATGCAGGAATTGCATGATACTGAATTTAAAAAAACAGATTGTTTACAATGTGCTAATTGTTGTAAAACTACAGGGCCGTTATTTACTTCAGCAGATATTGAGCGAATTTCAAAACATTTGCGTCAAAAACCACAGCAGTTTATTGAACAGTATCTTCGTATTGATGAAGATAAAGATTATGTATTGCAGAACGTTCCCTGTACATTTCTTGATAATGATAATACATGTTTTATTTATGATGTGCGTCCAAAAGCATGTAGAGAATTTCCCCATACCGATAGGAAAAAGTTTCAGCAAATAGCAGACATCACTTTAAAAAACATTCCAATTTGTCCCGCGGCGTATAATATTGTAGAAGAAATGAAGAAGAAAATGCCTTTTTAGAAATTTAAAAATGTATCGCTTCTTGTTTTTTTAGCTCATTGGGATAAATCAAGTATTTAGCTCTAGTGGTTTTAAACTCTTCTAAATTGGTTCTCCAACCTTTTCTTATTTTTCTTTCGGAGATGCCTTCCTCAATTTGCTCTTGTAGTTTTTTGGTACCTGCCAGTTTTGTAAAGAATGGATTAAAGAATTTAGTTTTATCTTCTGTATTTTCATAGGCTTTTATTAGCCACTTTAATTCTAATTTATGCACTTTTGAATGTGTAGATAAATCTTCTCCAAAACATTCAATGCCGTTGTAAACAGGATTTTTGGCTCCTGAATTAGGTTTTGGAGTGAAACTAAAATCGCTTTTTGGTAAGTAAGGAGAACCGTATATCTGGAATTGTTTTTCTGTTCCGCGTCCAACGCTCACATTTGTTCCTTCAAAAAAGCATAAACTAGCATATAAATTTATGGCTTGATCGTTAGGTAAATTTGGAGAAGGCTTTACAGGTAATATGTAAGACATTTTTCTGTTGTAATAAAGGCAAGGAATAACGGTGAGCTTACATTCAATGCTGTCTTTTAACCATTTTTCGCCGTTTATCATTTGTGCATATTCGCCTATTGTCATGCCATGTAAAACCGGAATTGGATGCATTCCTACAAAACTGCTGTATTCTTTCTCTAATAATGGTCCGTCTACAATATTTCCATTAGGATTTGGTCTGTCAAGAAT
This region of Flavobacterium lacustre genomic DNA includes:
- a CDS encoding helicase HerA-like domain-containing protein, whose amino-acid sequence is MSTKTTFIEDITNGYLSKGESIILGGAILDGEAIADVPVKIPLKTLNRHGLIAGATGTGKTKTIQVLSEQLSSFGIPVLMMDIKGDFSGIAKEGEEKSFITERHAKINIPYHVSGFPVELLTLSEQNGVRLRATISEFGPVLFSRILDLNDTQAGVISVIFKYCDDNTIPLLDIKDIKKVINYITEEGKDEITASYGKISTATTGTILRKIIELEQQGADLFFGEKSFEIDDLMRIDENGKGYINIIRLTDIQDKPKLFSTFMLSLLAEIYQQMPEKGDSDQPELVIFIDEAHLIFNEASKALLEQIETIVKLIRSKGIGIYFITQNPMDIPSGVLAQLGLKIQHALRAFTANDRKAIKQTADNYPTSEYYKTDEVLTSLGIGEALVTALNEKGIPTPLVATMMRAPMSRMDILTESEIQEINSKSKLVKKYSEVIDRESAYEMLIKKIAVAQEQVSETQDQKQENSEPSTASVVTKSVLKVVTSASFIRGAFGILSKMLKK
- a CDS encoding MotA/TolQ/ExbB proton channel family protein, which encodes MANVKKESSSNGGGMISGIIIVACITVGWIIWNFIMGAGSNFEGGVNTGHPLPGNYLAMVYKGGPIVPILLGCLLMVIVFSFERYFVISKASGKGSLDVFMKKVQVSINGGNIDEAIAACDKQQGSVANAIKSALVKYQDVKKEGFDSEVASEMIHKEIEEATSLEMPMLEKHMTILSTLVSLGTLAGLLGTVTGMIKAFGALASSGTPDQAMLANGISEALINTATGISTSALAIVMYNLFTSKIDTLTYSIDEAGTAIVNTYRKYRGSLK
- a CDS encoding ExbD/TolR family protein, which produces MAKIKMSKKAASIDMTAMCDVAFLLLTFFILTATAKVPEALPVDTPQSTNSAKLPTSDLAIITIGKGKGVVFYDLKGREVRKRALELMGQKYGVTFTEDESAKFALMDDFGVPLENLKSIIAMKAADRSKADQPGIPKDSLNNQLAEWIQNSRIANIELNDKELQFAIKGDAKEQYPAIKKVMDVLQNQKINNFNLVTGLRSKNF
- a CDS encoding ExbD/TolR family protein codes for the protein MAELNTGDGGGGKGGKVRSKKQNSKVDLTAMVDLAFLLITFFMLTTTLSKPQSMDLALPDKETDKDPTKKDVKVDENRTMTILMGENNKLVRYVGILATPVAGGAPKDFAYGKEGIRKELIARKKLVLAYSTAKGKPKNGIIVIIKPGKKSNYRNLVDVLDEMAIVGVDTYAIVNEISPEEQKLLEGK
- a CDS encoding energy transducer TonB, which gives rise to MKLDIYKKQWLDIVFEGRNKLYGAYELRKSNPKTMWRSLVIGSLIFALTVSAPMIANLLPDASADDEALNVKLTAIKLPPKKEKPKENLPPPPPPPPKVDQVKFVKPVVAKAEEVTEEPPKITEIKDKKIGSETIKGDPDAELTVEPVGTGTAAVVEEVDNTIYNTAGIEVKPEFPGGMEKFYSYVGKNYQAPEEEGLKGKVYVTFVVEKDGSLTDIKVIRDIGYGTGKEAIRVLNKCPRWNPGEQNGKKVRVLYSLPITIQSAE
- a CDS encoding PstS family phosphate ABC transporter substrate-binding protein, giving the protein MKNYAKFSYFIAVLVVVMFFACNQSSNSKDNKETILKGTTTVLVDETLKPIIEDQIEVFESRYVGTTINLDAKSENEVIRALVKDTASIAILSRTLTSDEMNVFANKKITPKVTKFATDAVAFISSKNTNDTLVALNDIVAFMQGKPVTAIKGLVFDNPNSSTVRYMNALAGIKSIPKTGVFSFKTNDEVIKFVSQNEGMIGIVGVNWLSQPTPAMKEVVDKVNILSVKGKLDSNYYSPTQNNIAEGKYALARDLYIINCQGYSGLGMGFASFVAGDIGQRIVLKSGLLPVRIPPRKLNIRKEINNDKK
- a CDS encoding tetratricopeptide repeat protein — encoded protein: MNKFKIFGIALMAAVSVGHAQDINQAKKAIDAEQFEKAKSILKSIIQAKPSNGTASFILGNVYLTQSVEDSAKIYFNNGLSATEGAKLNYIGLGQMDLDKNDVTAAQAKFLLATKDMRKKDFEEYVYVARAYMNAAKPDYKSAIAILNRAVVNNSQDAQVQLALGDAYYGDSKQNEAYVAYRNAFQADNTLLRAKMQLGVLLKGAKSYDEALKAYNEVIAINPNYGPVYRELAETYYKIARNKPSKAPENLKTAIGYYEKYMTLTDYSIHSRMRRADFLILVKDYAALEVEANKMIELDKVNPRIFRYLGYAAYENGNVDVAIKSLESFTSTPTNKIIAKDFLYLGLSKIKKGTSADGLTIDPAAFETGFADIKKAIEMEPLAVEDLNEIGKKLFSQKLYKEASLVFELGANNQESKNYLDDNVYYGLALYYANNKKDAVLDPIALQKADDAFAKVLVASPTYHEAYLFRARVNRLLEKDDLMTGFYQEYVAKVTEKGAEELAKPAVKTKFIESYNNIAASYANTDKAKAIEYFNKTLLLDPTNAYATASLKTLK
- a CDS encoding 7-carboxy-7-deazaguanine synthase QueE gives rise to the protein MLSKEIQLEVNKGAMLPLMEEFYTIQGEGFHTGTAAYFIRIGGCDVGCHWCDVKESWNAELHPPTSIDLIVANANKYADTVVVTGGEPLTWNMTLLTQRLKEQNLKVHIETSGAYPLTGSWDWICLSPKKNKLPTQTVYDNAHELKVIIYNKHDFIFAEEQAEQVNKNAILFLQPEWSKKEEMTPLIVDYVMNNPKWRVSLQTHKYLNIP
- a CDS encoding YfiT family bacillithiol transferase, producing the protein MENAVLEKLQYPIGKFIAPDCYSKSYLEEKIVEISSFPERLKKEVLHLSEEQLDTPYRNEGWTIRQVIQHCADSHMNCFMRIKWTLTEEKPIIKFYYEDRWAELHDNLTMPIQPTLSFLEGLHFRLAYLMKSLSETDLNKSFIHPEHNAEFQLKEIIGTYAWHGNHHLAHITELKKRKNWL
- a CDS encoding class I SAM-dependent methyltransferase, with product MKDLFGKAILDYQTNNSPEDLITETSISDEDEMSVAYLFRSYAEMPLIEQKALQLSKGRVLDVGCGAGSHSLTLQNDRNLEVTSIDISPNAIQTCTLRGLKNAKVQDIMVLENEKYDTILLLMNGTGIFGTLKQTAKFLQKLKNLLNPNGQILIDSSDILYMFDDDEDGGKWIPGDGYYGELTFTLRYKNQKEEEFPWLYLDYNTLQNAAFANGLHCEMILEGEHYDYLAKLSI
- a CDS encoding YkgJ family cysteine cluster protein — its product is MKPPLNELGKLAKDKHIENKKYFDKLKKKTPKNIDYVMQELHDTEFKKTDCLQCANCCKTTGPLFTSADIERISKHLRQKPQQFIEQYLRIDEDKDYVLQNVPCTFLDNDNTCFIYDVRPKACREFPHTDRKKFQQIADITLKNIPICPAAYNIVEEMKKKMPF
- a CDS encoding exo-beta-N-acetylmuramidase NamZ family protein gives rise to the protein MFPILKKLLLFLFLLIILVSCTSALNRKKGTTNESIHDSVAVSALYSEEELLMSEANYTHSSKTGADNYEAYLPLLKEKKIGVVTNQTGIILIQEKLNGIWGKKEQKHLIDFLIEKNIAVEKIFAPEHGFRGTADAGELVIDGKDYKTGLPIISLYGDNKKPKSEQLSGIDLMIFDIQDVGARFYTYISSLHYVMEACAENNIPLIILDRPNPNGNIVDGPLLEKEYSSFVGMHPIPVLHGMTIGEYAQMINGEKWLKDSIECKLTVIPCLYYNRKMSYILPVKPSPNLPNDQAINLYASLCFFEGTNVSVGRGTEKQFQIYGSPYLPKSDFSFTPKPNSGAKNPVYNGIECFGEDLSTHSKVHKLELKWLIKAYENTEDKTKFFNPFFTKLAGTKKLQEQIEEGISERKIRKGWRTNLEEFKTTRAKYLIYPNELKKQEAIHF